The following coding sequences lie in one Listeria ivanovii subsp. londoniensis genomic window:
- the atpA gene encoding F0F1 ATP synthase subunit alpha: MSIKAEEISSIIKQQIENYHSELKVSDVGTVTYIGDGIARAHGLDNAMAGELLEFSNGVMGMAQNLETNDVGIIILGPYTEIREGDEVRRTGKIMEVPVGEALIGRVVNSLGQPVDGLGPIETTGTRPIEAVAPGVMQRQSVNEPLQTGIKAIDALVPIGRGQRELIIGDRQTGKTSVAIDTILNQADQDMICIYVAIGQKESTVRNAVETLRHHGALDYTIVVTAAASQPAPLLYLAPYAGVAMAEEFMYNGKHVLVVYDDLSKQAAAYRELSLLLRRPPGREAYPGDVFYLHSRLLERAAKLNDSLGGGSITALPFVETQAGDISAYIPTNVISITDGQIFLQSDLFFSGVRPAINAGLSVSRVGGSAQIKAMKTVAGTLRLDLAAYRELESFSQFGSDLDAATRAKLERGKRTVEVLKQDLHKPLKVEKQVLILYALVHKYLDDVPVHDVLRFESEMNTWFDHNRPELLEEIRTTKKLPDEAKLEAALKEFKNTFVPSEEK, encoded by the coding sequence ATGAGCATTAAGGCTGAAGAGATCAGCTCAATCATAAAACAGCAGATTGAAAATTATCATTCAGAACTAAAAGTGAGTGATGTTGGTACCGTTACCTACATTGGTGATGGTATTGCACGTGCTCATGGACTTGATAATGCAATGGCTGGTGAATTGTTAGAGTTCTCAAATGGTGTAATGGGTATGGCCCAAAACTTAGAAACGAATGATGTTGGTATCATTATTTTAGGTCCTTACACGGAAATCCGCGAAGGCGATGAAGTTCGTCGTACCGGTAAAATTATGGAAGTTCCTGTTGGGGAAGCTCTTATTGGGCGTGTAGTTAACTCATTAGGTCAACCAGTTGATGGTTTAGGTCCAATTGAAACAACTGGAACTCGTCCGATTGAAGCGGTAGCGCCTGGAGTTATGCAACGTCAATCGGTTAATGAACCATTACAAACAGGGATTAAAGCAATTGATGCACTTGTTCCAATTGGTCGTGGTCAACGTGAATTAATCATCGGTGACCGTCAAACAGGTAAAACATCTGTTGCAATCGATACTATTCTAAACCAAGCTGATCAAGATATGATTTGTATCTATGTTGCAATTGGTCAAAAAGAATCAACTGTTCGTAATGCGGTAGAAACTTTGCGTCATCACGGTGCGCTTGATTATACAATCGTTGTTACTGCGGCAGCTTCTCAACCGGCGCCACTTTTATATTTGGCTCCTTATGCTGGTGTTGCAATGGCTGAAGAATTCATGTATAACGGCAAACACGTATTAGTTGTATATGATGATTTATCTAAACAAGCAGCTGCTTATCGTGAGCTGTCCCTATTACTTCGTCGTCCTCCAGGTCGTGAAGCTTATCCAGGGGATGTTTTCTACTTGCACTCGCGTTTACTTGAACGTGCTGCGAAATTAAATGATAGCTTAGGTGGCGGGTCCATCACAGCTCTTCCATTCGTAGAAACACAAGCCGGGGATATTTCTGCTTATATTCCTACAAACGTTATTTCCATTACTGATGGTCAAATCTTCTTGCAATCGGATTTATTCTTCTCCGGAGTACGTCCAGCTATTAATGCCGGTCTTTCTGTATCCCGTGTTGGTGGATCTGCGCAAATTAAAGCAATGAAAACTGTTGCCGGAACACTTCGTCTAGATCTTGCAGCTTACCGTGAGCTAGAATCATTCTCGCAATTCGGTTCGGACTTAGATGCAGCTACTCGTGCGAAACTAGAACGTGGTAAACGTACAGTAGAAGTTCTAAAACAAGATTTACACAAACCTTTGAAAGTTGAAAAACAAGTATTGATTCTTTATGCGCTTGTTCATAAATATCTGGATGATGTACCAGTTCATGATGTGCTGCGTTTTGAGTCTGAAATGAATACATGGTTTGATCATAATCGTCCAGAGCTTTTGGAAGAAATTCGTACAACGAAAAAACTTCCTGATGAAGCAAAACTTGAGGCGGCATTAAAAGAATTTAAAAATACATTTGTTCCTTCTGAAGAAAAATAA
- the atpE gene encoding F0F1 ATP synthase subunit C, translating to MSLGVIAAAIAVGLGALGAGIGNGLIVSKTVEGVARQPEARSMLQSIMFVGVALVEALPIIAVVIAFMVINK from the coding sequence ATGTCATTAGGTGTTATTGCAGCTGCTATTGCTGTTGGATTAGGTGCATTAGGTGCGGGTATTGGTAATGGTCTTATTGTATCAAAAACTGTCGAGGGTGTTGCGCGTCAACCAGAAGCGCGTTCTATGCTACAATCAATCATGTTCGTTGGTGTTGCGTTAGTTGAGGCCCTTCCTATCATCGCTGTTGTTATTGCGTTCATGGTTATTAATAAATAA
- a CDS encoding low molecular weight protein arginine phosphatase yields the protein MNILFVCTGNTCRSPLAEKILKEIRPDLEVRSAGTHAITGAAISENSREILEQMSLDTSHQAKNIDQTDINWAEEIYVMTTIHLQELKNRFPKAKDKIKLISLDETDIPDPYGGSIEQYEITYYELKSAISERFL from the coding sequence ATGAATATTTTATTTGTATGCACCGGAAACACATGCAGAAGCCCTCTAGCTGAAAAAATTTTAAAGGAAATAAGACCAGATTTAGAAGTTCGTTCAGCGGGAACTCATGCAATAACTGGAGCTGCGATTTCTGAAAATTCACGAGAAATTCTTGAACAAATGAGTTTAGATACAAGCCACCAAGCTAAAAATATTGATCAAACAGATATTAACTGGGCGGAAGAAATTTATGTTATGACAACAATTCATTTGCAAGAACTAAAAAATCGCTTTCCAAAAGCAAAAGATAAAATCAAACTTATCTCACTGGATGAAACAGATATTCCTGATCCATATGGCGGATCTATCGAGCAGTATGAAATAACCTATTATGAGCTAAAAAGTGCAATTTCCGAACGTTTTTTATAA
- the atpB gene encoding F0F1 ATP synthase subunit A: protein MEEEFPTISLLGIDFNLSNILMITVTCVIVLLIAIICTRNLQRRPTGKQNFIEWVMDFVRGIIKSNMDWKTGGRFHVLGITILMFVFVANMLGLPFQIAVDGEVWWRSPTADPIVTLTLAIMVLGLTHYYGVKMRGFKHYFVGTYLSPMKFLFPLKLVEEFANTLTLGLRLYGNIFAGEVLLTIIATQLAHINIFVGVLAIIPAIVWQGFSVFIGAIQAYIFAMLTMVYMSHKVSDEH, encoded by the coding sequence TTGGAAGAGGAATTTCCAACGATAAGCCTATTGGGGATCGACTTTAATCTATCGAACATATTGATGATCACTGTAACTTGTGTCATCGTTCTCCTAATAGCCATTATCTGTACCAGAAATCTGCAACGGCGTCCTACTGGAAAGCAGAACTTCATTGAATGGGTTATGGATTTTGTTAGAGGTATTATCAAGAGTAATATGGATTGGAAAACCGGTGGGAGATTCCATGTGCTAGGCATTACGATATTAATGTTCGTATTTGTAGCTAATATGCTCGGACTACCATTTCAAATCGCAGTAGATGGCGAAGTTTGGTGGCGTTCCCCTACAGCAGATCCAATTGTCACATTAACACTTGCGATAATGGTTCTTGGTTTAACGCACTATTACGGTGTTAAAATGCGTGGTTTCAAGCATTACTTTGTTGGTACTTACTTAAGTCCAATGAAATTTTTATTCCCACTTAAATTAGTAGAGGAATTTGCTAATACATTAACGCTTGGTTTACGTCTTTACGGTAATATTTTTGCCGGCGAAGTTCTGTTAACCATTATTGCAACACAACTTGCTCATATTAATATATTTGTTGGTGTGCTTGCGATAATTCCTGCGATAGTTTGGCAAGGTTTTTCTGTCTTTATTGGGGCAATTCAAGCGTACATTTTCGCTATGCTGACAATGGTTTACATGTCACATAAGGTCAGTGACGAACATTAA
- the atpF gene encoding F0F1 ATP synthase subunit B has translation MLQPHLVIGSAFTFGDSFFTLFAFAILLVLIRIYAWKPLMGIMKEREEHIGSEIDAAEESRAQAEQLLAEQKSVLQQARVESQTMIENAKLLGEKEREEIVKTARRESERIKEEAKTDIAREKEDAISALREQVGSLSVLIASKVIEKNLDEKEQSNLIQDYIERLGDGK, from the coding sequence GTGTTACAACCACATTTAGTAATTGGTTCCGCGTTTACGTTTGGCGATTCATTCTTTACACTTTTTGCTTTCGCGATTTTGCTGGTTTTAATCCGAATCTATGCTTGGAAACCGCTTATGGGTATTATGAAAGAGCGTGAAGAGCATATTGGTTCTGAAATTGATGCAGCAGAAGAAAGTCGTGCACAGGCAGAACAATTACTTGCTGAACAAAAAAGTGTTTTACAACAAGCGCGTGTTGAATCTCAAACAATGATTGAGAATGCAAAACTGCTTGGTGAAAAAGAACGTGAAGAAATTGTAAAAACTGCTAGACGTGAATCAGAACGTATAAAAGAAGAAGCAAAAACTGATATTGCTCGTGAAAAAGAAGATGCTATTTCTGCGCTTCGTGAACAAGTCGGTTCATTATCAGTTCTTATTGCCTCGAAAGTCATCGAAAAAAATCTGGATGAAAAAGAACAATCTAATCTTATCCAAGATTATATCGAAAGGCTAGGGGATGGAAAATGA
- the upp gene encoding uracil phosphoribosyltransferase produces MANVHVINHPLVQHKLTIIRDKNTGTKAFRELVDEVATLMAYEITRDMELEDTQVETPLQTTTAKTLTGKKLGVVPILRAGLGMQDGILKLIPAAKVGHVGLYRDHDTLEPVEYFVKLPSDVEERLFIVVDPMLATGGSAIMAIDCLKKRGARNMKFMCLVAAPEGVKALQEAHPDVEIYVAGLDEKLDENGYIRPGLGDAGDRLFGTK; encoded by the coding sequence ATGGCAAATGTACATGTTATAAATCACCCGTTAGTACAACACAAACTAACAATTATTCGAGATAAAAATACTGGAACAAAAGCATTCCGCGAACTTGTAGATGAAGTCGCAACACTGATGGCTTATGAAATCACAAGAGATATGGAGTTAGAAGATACTCAAGTAGAAACACCACTACAAACAACGACAGCAAAAACACTTACGGGTAAAAAACTTGGTGTTGTGCCAATTCTTAGAGCGGGACTTGGAATGCAAGACGGTATTTTAAAACTAATCCCAGCTGCAAAAGTAGGGCATGTTGGTCTTTATCGTGATCATGATACACTTGAACCAGTAGAATATTTTGTGAAATTACCTTCTGACGTAGAAGAACGCCTTTTCATCGTTGTAGACCCAATGCTTGCAACAGGCGGATCTGCAATCATGGCAATTGACTGTCTGAAAAAACGTGGTGCTCGCAATATGAAATTCATGTGTCTAGTAGCTGCTCCAGAAGGCGTTAAAGCTCTTCAAGAAGCTCATCCAGACGTAGAAATTTATGTAGCTGGCTTAGATGAGAAGCTAGACGAGAATGGTTATATCCGTCCAGGCTTAGGAGATGCTGGCGATAGATTATTTGGAACTAAATAA
- the wecB gene encoding non-hydrolyzing UDP-N-acetylglucosamine 2-epimerase: protein MAKIKVMSIFGTRPEAIKMAPLVLALEKEPETFESTVVITAQHREMLDQVLEIFQIKPDIDLDIMKKGQTLADITSRVMNGINEVIAAENPDIVLVHGDTTTSFAAGLAAFYQQKKLGHVEAGLRTWNKYSPFPEEMNRQLTGVLADMHFSPTKQAKENLLAEGKDPATIFVTGNTAIDALKTTVQKNYHHPILENLGKNRLILMTAHRRENLGAPMQGMFEAVREIVESREDVEIVYPMHLNPEVRGKAIKILGGHDRIHLIEPLDAIDFHNFLRKAYLVFTDSGGVQEEAPGMGVPVLVLRDTTERPEGIQAGTLKLVGTQKESLIKEALDLLDNQELHDKMAKAANPYGDGFAASRILEAIKSQFNETKRPVDFIS from the coding sequence TTGGCTAAGATTAAAGTGATGAGTATTTTTGGAACAAGACCAGAGGCAATTAAGATGGCACCACTGGTTTTAGCATTAGAAAAAGAACCAGAAACATTTGAATCAACTGTAGTCATAACAGCACAACATCGGGAAATGCTAGACCAAGTACTTGAAATTTTTCAAATAAAACCTGATATAGATTTAGATATAATGAAAAAAGGTCAGACGCTCGCGGATATTACTTCTCGTGTGATGAATGGCATTAATGAAGTAATCGCTGCTGAGAATCCAGATATCGTATTAGTCCATGGTGATACAACGACTAGTTTTGCTGCAGGGTTAGCTGCATTTTATCAACAAAAAAAACTTGGACATGTGGAAGCTGGTCTTAGAACATGGAATAAGTATTCGCCGTTTCCAGAAGAAATGAATCGCCAATTAACTGGAGTTTTAGCAGATATGCATTTTTCTCCAACAAAACAAGCGAAAGAAAATTTGTTAGCAGAAGGAAAAGATCCAGCTACTATTTTTGTTACAGGTAATACGGCGATTGATGCACTAAAAACAACTGTACAAAAAAATTATCATCATCCAATTCTGGAAAATCTTGGTAAAAATCGATTAATTTTAATGACGGCGCATCGCAGGGAGAATCTTGGAGCTCCTATGCAAGGAATGTTTGAAGCTGTTCGGGAAATTGTCGAAAGTCGTGAAGATGTGGAAATAGTATATCCGATGCACTTAAACCCGGAAGTGAGAGGGAAAGCCATTAAAATTCTTGGTGGTCATGACCGAATCCATTTGATTGAACCACTAGATGCTATTGATTTTCATAACTTTTTACGCAAAGCTTATCTTGTATTTACTGATTCGGGTGGTGTACAAGAAGAGGCTCCTGGAATGGGCGTACCAGTATTAGTATTACGTGATACCACTGAACGTCCAGAAGGAATCCAAGCTGGAACACTCAAACTAGTTGGGACGCAAAAAGAATCCCTGATAAAGGAAGCGTTAGATTTACTTGATAACCAGGAACTCCATGATAAAATGGCAAAAGCTGCAAATCCATATGGTGATGGTTTTGCAGCTAGCAGAATTCTAGAAGCAATCAAAAGTCAATTCAATGAAACGAAACGACCGGTTGATTTTATTAGTTAA
- a CDS encoding L-threonylcarbamoyladenylate synthase, with protein MQTIHWKINKQQSNKSVYEKAAKLLQNGECVAFPTETVYGLGADATNQAAIKKIYMAKGRPSDNPLIVHIASREQMDIFVASYPQKAMQLMENFWPGPLTVILPLKKDTLASNVSAGLSTVGVRMPEHPVSLALIKEAGLPVAAPSANRSGKPSPTTASHVIEDLDGEIAGIIDGGETGVGVESTVIDCSAEIPVILRPGGITKEQIEQIIGPVELATNDTKETEKPKAPGMKYTHYAPKAPVYLIEGSKEFWQKEINKAEAAHKKIGILATEELIEGLTTNAIIQSTGSISSMAEIANQLYKGLRAFDHVEVDMIFAEVYPETELGAAVMNRLEKAAGNRRISE; from the coding sequence ATGCAAACCATCCATTGGAAAATAAATAAGCAACAATCAAATAAATCAGTTTATGAAAAAGCGGCTAAACTGCTACAAAATGGCGAGTGTGTAGCCTTTCCAACTGAAACGGTATATGGTTTAGGAGCAGATGCGACGAATCAGGCAGCGATAAAAAAAATATATATGGCAAAGGGACGTCCTTCTGATAACCCACTTATTGTCCACATTGCTAGTCGTGAGCAGATGGATATTTTTGTAGCAAGTTATCCACAAAAAGCCATGCAACTAATGGAAAATTTCTGGCCAGGCCCGTTAACAGTTATTCTCCCTTTAAAAAAAGATACCTTAGCGAGCAATGTTTCGGCCGGTTTATCCACAGTAGGAGTGCGGATGCCTGAACATCCTGTAAGTTTGGCATTAATTAAAGAAGCTGGCCTCCCAGTTGCTGCCCCAAGTGCTAATCGTTCAGGTAAACCAAGTCCAACCACTGCAAGTCATGTTATAGAAGATTTAGATGGAGAAATTGCTGGAATTATTGATGGGGGCGAAACAGGAGTAGGTGTAGAATCTACTGTAATTGATTGTTCAGCAGAAATTCCTGTAATACTTCGACCAGGCGGTATTACTAAAGAGCAAATTGAGCAAATTATTGGTCCAGTCGAATTAGCGACCAATGATACAAAAGAAACAGAAAAACCAAAAGCACCAGGCATGAAATACACACATTACGCCCCTAAAGCACCAGTTTATTTAATTGAAGGTTCAAAAGAATTTTGGCAAAAGGAAATAAATAAAGCAGAAGCTGCCCATAAAAAAATAGGAATATTAGCGACCGAAGAACTTATCGAAGGATTAACTACAAATGCAATTATCCAATCAACGGGAAGTATTAGTTCAATGGCAGAAATTGCTAACCAACTTTACAAAGGACTACGAGCGTTTGATCATGTGGAAGTTGATATGATTTTTGCAGAAGTCTATCCTGAAACAGAATTAGGAGCTGCAGTAATGAATCGTTTAGAAAAAGCAGCTGGAAATCGGAGGATTAGCGAATGA
- the prmC gene encoding peptide chain release factor N(5)-glutamine methyltransferase: MTQISQLLKNAEAILLEKGLDQNAAEILLETRMGLSRSELWMEINRELESNHKKQFQEDFERYLAGEPVQYILKTAPFYGYDFLVTEDVLIPRPETEELVACAEAFLNKNPLPAVLDVCTGSGIIAIALKKAFPNIAMTAADISGPALAIAKKNALLLNADVRFVETDLLEAFKQHGEHFDMILANPPYISEAEKETMSDYVLKNEPALALFAENDGFAIYERFVADLKFVLNPSFWVGVEIGYTQGEKVKQLFQKSYPHSAVVIHKDINSKDRYVTCSNILI, from the coding sequence ATGACGCAAATTAGTCAGTTGTTAAAAAATGCGGAGGCAATTTTGCTTGAAAAAGGATTAGATCAAAACGCTGCCGAAATTCTACTCGAAACAAGAATGGGACTTTCCCGTTCAGAACTTTGGATGGAAATTAACCGAGAGCTTGAGTCGAATCATAAAAAACAATTTCAAGAGGATTTTGAACGATATTTAGCAGGTGAGCCAGTGCAATATATCTTAAAAACAGCACCTTTTTATGGTTATGATTTTTTAGTGACCGAAGATGTGCTTATTCCGCGCCCGGAAACAGAAGAATTAGTCGCTTGTGCGGAAGCTTTTTTAAATAAGAATCCTTTACCAGCAGTGCTAGATGTCTGTACTGGTAGCGGCATTATTGCGATTGCACTAAAGAAAGCATTTCCCAATATAGCAATGACTGCTGCAGACATTTCAGGTCCAGCGCTTGCCATTGCGAAAAAGAATGCCTTATTGTTAAATGCGGATGTGCGCTTTGTTGAAACGGATTTGCTTGAAGCATTCAAACAACATGGCGAGCATTTCGATATGATTTTAGCTAATCCGCCATATATTTCAGAAGCTGAAAAAGAAACAATGTCAGATTACGTTTTAAAAAATGAGCCAGCGCTTGCTCTTTTTGCAGAGAATGATGGTTTTGCAATCTATGAACGTTTTGTAGCTGACCTGAAATTTGTCTTAAATCCTTCTTTTTGGGTGGGAGTAGAAATAGGTTATACACAAGGGGAAAAAGTAAAACAATTATTCCAAAAAAGTTATCCACATTCCGCTGTGGTTATCCACAAAGATATAAATTCCAAAGATCGCTATGTAACATGCTCAAATATATTGATATAA
- the prfA gene encoding peptide chain release factor 1, with amino-acid sequence MYDRLQAVEDRYDELNELLSDPDVVSDPKRLRDLSKEQSGITATVETYREYKNVNAQIEETKELLSEKLDDDMREMAKEEFAELQKEKVDLEERLKLLLVPKDPNDDKNVILEIRGAAGGDEAALFAGDLFRMYSKYAESRGWKVEIMDANPTGIGGYKEIIAMMNGNDAFSRMKYENGAHRVQRVPETESGGRIHTSTATVAILPEAEEVEIELHDKDIRTDTFASTGAGGQSVNTTMSAVRLTHIPTGIVVSMQDERSQLKNKDKAMKVLRARVYDKFEREAREEYDANRKSAVGTGDRSERIRTYNYPQNRVTDHRIGLTIQKLDQIMEGKLDEIIDALILEDQTSKLEHLNDAN; translated from the coding sequence ATGTATGATCGATTGCAAGCGGTGGAAGACCGTTACGATGAACTAAACGAACTACTTAGTGATCCGGATGTAGTATCAGACCCCAAAAGACTACGTGACTTGTCCAAAGAACAATCCGGAATCACGGCTACAGTAGAAACGTATCGTGAATATAAAAACGTGAATGCACAAATTGAAGAAACGAAAGAACTTTTAAGCGAAAAACTTGATGACGATATGCGTGAAATGGCAAAAGAAGAATTTGCAGAACTTCAAAAAGAAAAAGTAGACCTAGAAGAACGGCTTAAACTGCTCCTCGTTCCAAAAGATCCTAATGACGACAAAAACGTTATTCTAGAAATTCGCGGAGCAGCTGGTGGCGATGAAGCAGCTTTATTTGCAGGTGATTTGTTCCGGATGTATAGCAAATATGCGGAGTCACGCGGTTGGAAAGTAGAAATAATGGACGCTAACCCGACCGGAATTGGCGGTTACAAAGAAATTATCGCGATGATGAACGGAAACGATGCCTTTTCTCGGATGAAATATGAAAATGGAGCCCATCGCGTACAACGTGTTCCAGAGACCGAATCAGGCGGTCGTATCCATACGTCAACAGCGACAGTGGCTATTTTGCCAGAAGCTGAAGAAGTAGAAATCGAGTTGCATGATAAAGATATCCGGACAGATACATTTGCTTCGACTGGTGCGGGTGGACAAAGTGTCAATACAACCATGTCAGCGGTGCGTTTGACACATATTCCAACTGGAATTGTTGTTTCGATGCAAGATGAGCGCTCACAGTTGAAGAATAAAGACAAAGCAATGAAAGTCTTACGTGCACGTGTTTATGATAAATTCGAACGCGAAGCCAGGGAAGAGTATGACGCTAACCGTAAATCAGCAGTTGGAACAGGCGATCGCTCTGAACGTATCCGCACATATAATTATCCACAAAATCGTGTAACAGACCATCGCATTGGCTTAACCATTCAAAAACTAGATCAAATCATGGAAGGCAAGCTCGATGAAATTATTGATGCGCTAATCCTGGAAGATCAAACAAGTAAACTGGAGCATTTAAATGACGCAAATTAG
- a CDS encoding ATP synthase subunit I, which yields MLESLIGMYHRHQKYMVLFIGVCLCGWFLTPYIHIFLGLKLGLIVGWFNYWLLMRRTQSMTRAVAENRSFYGMGMTVRMGSVLFATVIATQLPEYFHVYSMVIGLGLAYAIIFLDFFAYSMYRRKKFLQREG from the coding sequence ATGTTAGAATCGCTAATTGGCATGTATCATCGTCACCAAAAGTATATGGTTCTTTTTATTGGTGTTTGTCTTTGTGGATGGTTTTTAACCCCTTATATACATATTTTTCTTGGGCTTAAATTGGGATTAATCGTCGGCTGGTTTAACTACTGGTTATTAATGAGGAGAACACAATCAATGACTAGAGCTGTGGCTGAAAACCGTTCTTTTTATGGTATGGGAATGACAGTCAGAATGGGAAGTGTGCTATTTGCTACAGTTATAGCGACGCAACTGCCGGAATATTTTCATGTTTATAGCATGGTAATCGGACTTGGGCTTGCATATGCCATTATTTTTCTAGATTTTTTTGCATATTCCATGTACCGCAGAAAAAAGTTTTTACAAAGAGAGGGGTGA
- a CDS encoding F0F1 ATP synthase subunit delta, with product MSKDLEVAGRYANALFQVAQDNDLVDVFSEELKELKSALNENKDFVKLLENPTFTTEQKKNLASAVFDTVNPTLKDFIFLLIDRNREDYLSVIVDVYQKRVNDLRGIADADVYSVVPLSEQELTALSRVFAAKMNKTKLNIQNHIDKSLLGGVKVVIGTRIYDDSLKTKLKDMERQIKA from the coding sequence ATGAGTAAAGATTTGGAAGTTGCAGGTCGCTATGCCAATGCGCTTTTTCAAGTAGCACAAGATAATGATTTGGTAGATGTTTTTTCCGAAGAATTAAAGGAATTAAAATCAGCACTAAATGAAAATAAAGATTTTGTGAAATTACTTGAAAATCCTACTTTCACGACCGAGCAAAAGAAAAATCTTGCTAGCGCTGTTTTTGATACAGTAAACCCAACTTTAAAAGATTTTATTTTTCTTTTAATTGACCGTAATAGAGAAGATTATCTTTCTGTTATTGTAGATGTATATCAAAAACGCGTAAATGACTTGCGAGGAATTGCGGATGCAGATGTTTACTCTGTTGTCCCACTTTCTGAACAAGAACTTACGGCGCTCTCGAGAGTATTTGCTGCGAAAATGAACAAAACAAAATTAAACATTCAAAATCATATTGATAAATCCCTTCTTGGAGGAGTCAAAGTGGTTATTGGAACCCGCATATATGATGACAGTCTAAAAACGAAATTAAAAGACATGGAACGGCAAATTAAAGCTTAG
- the glyA gene encoding serine hydroxymethyltransferase: MVYLQRQDKEVFDAIKLELGRQRANIELIASENFVSEQVMEAMGSVLTNKYAEGYPGKRYYGGCEFVDIVEDLARDRAKKLFGAEYANVQPHSGAQANMAVYHAVLEPGDTVLGMNLSHGGHLTHGSPVNFSGALYHFVEYGVREDTKQIDYDIVREAALKHKPKMIVAGASAYPRSIDFAKFRKIADEVGAYLMVDMAHIAGLVAAGLHQNPVPYADFTTTTTHKTLRGPRGGMILAKAEWEAKLNKSIFPGIQGGPLMHVIAAKAVAFGEALQPEFTTYCEQIIRNSKKLAETLEANNVPVLTGGSDNHLLLIDLKPLGLTGKAAEKVLDEVGITVNKNTIPFETESPFVTSGIRVGVAAVTTRGFDEVAIEKVGVLISEVLHNLDDEEVLASVKARVGILTNEYPLYPSL, encoded by the coding sequence ATGGTCTATTTACAAAGGCAAGATAAGGAAGTTTTTGATGCAATTAAGTTAGAACTTGGTAGACAACGTGCAAATATCGAATTAATCGCATCTGAGAATTTTGTTAGTGAGCAAGTAATGGAAGCAATGGGATCTGTACTAACGAATAAATATGCAGAAGGCTATCCAGGAAAACGTTATTATGGTGGATGTGAATTTGTTGATATTGTGGAAGATTTAGCGCGTGACCGGGCGAAAAAATTATTTGGTGCTGAATATGCTAATGTTCAACCTCACTCAGGTGCTCAAGCAAATATGGCTGTTTACCATGCTGTTCTTGAACCAGGGGATACAGTTCTTGGTATGAATCTCTCACATGGGGGGCATTTAACTCATGGTAGTCCGGTGAATTTTAGTGGCGCATTATACCATTTTGTTGAGTATGGTGTTCGCGAAGATACAAAACAAATTGATTATGATATTGTTCGTGAGGCAGCTCTAAAGCATAAACCCAAAATGATTGTTGCTGGGGCAAGCGCATATCCTCGAAGCATTGATTTTGCTAAATTCCGTAAAATCGCGGATGAAGTCGGCGCGTACTTAATGGTTGATATGGCGCATATCGCTGGTCTTGTTGCAGCAGGCTTACATCAAAATCCAGTTCCTTATGCAGACTTTACAACGACCACCACACATAAAACGCTTCGTGGACCTCGCGGTGGAATGATTTTAGCAAAAGCAGAATGGGAAGCGAAATTAAACAAATCCATTTTCCCTGGGATTCAAGGTGGACCGCTAATGCATGTTATCGCAGCAAAAGCAGTAGCATTTGGCGAAGCGCTTCAACCAGAATTCACTACTTATTGCGAACAAATTATTCGAAATTCGAAAAAATTAGCGGAAACTTTAGAAGCGAACAATGTTCCTGTTTTAACTGGTGGATCGGATAATCATTTATTATTAATTGATTTAAAACCGCTTGGCTTAACTGGGAAAGCTGCCGAAAAAGTGCTAGATGAAGTTGGTATTACTGTTAATAAAAATACCATTCCATTTGAAACAGAAAGTCCATTTGTGACTAGTGGTATTCGTGTAGGTGTTGCCGCTGTTACTACGCGAGGCTTTGATGAAGTTGCTATTGAAAAAGTTGGCGTGTTGATTTCAGAAGTACTTCATAATTTAGATGACGAAGAAGTTTTAGCTAGCGTAAAAGCACGCGTAGGAATTTTAACTAATGAATATCCGCTTTATCCAAGTTTATAA